The DNA window CGCGATCGCGGAAGCATCGTTCCGATATGAGGACCTCGTCGTCTTCCAGATGCAGTTCACGAAGAATAACGGCGTCCTGCCGGTGACGCGCGACTACATCGCGGGCGGCGAAGAGGCGCTTCAGAAGAACGAGATCGCGCTCTTCGGCAACGACACCCAGGGTCCGAGTATCGCCTCGGCAACGTGAGCTGCGGTCACCACACTGGCGGGGCTTGCCGTCTCCGTTCGACACGGGGCCGGCAAGCTCGTTGGCGCGACTGAGCCCGTGCCCGTCCCGCGCGGCCAAAACGCTTCTGCCCTGACGGGGTCTGTCACCGTTCGCGGGCCGTCCTGTTCCTGCGCCTTGGAGCGGCGGCGGCCGGTTTCGGCTTGGCTGGCACGGTTTGGACGGATGGCGCCCTGAGCCAGCGGACAATCTTGGGCCAGACCTCGCGGAGCATCTTCTGCCCCATCATCAGGCTGAGATGGTTGCCCGGCGCGATTGCCTTGGCGATCTTCTCCCCGGGCGTGCCGACCAGATGTTCCGTGGCGAAGATCTGTTCCCTGGCCACGGTGTCGTCCTGCCCGGCTGCAAGCATGTAGACCGGCGACCTGACGGCGCCGAGATCGATTGTCCTGCCGAGGGCGACGAAACTGCCGCCCACGAGCTGATTTTCGTGAAAGATCCGATGCACGACATCGAGATAGTAGGCGCCGGGAAGATTGATGGGTGACCGGTTCCACGCCGCATAGGCGTCAAGGGCGAGCTCGGCATCGTCGGAAGACCCCGCCTCGCCGATCTGCAGCGATTGCCGGGCAACGGCCGCCTCATCCTCATGCGCGGACCAGAAGGCATGCACATCCTCGCCGAGCACCAGCCCGTCCTCATGGTTGACGAACTCTTCGAACACATGCAGGGGCACGGAGGCGGCAAGCGCGGAAAACCTCGATGATCCTGCCTGAAGGTCGATCGGCGCGCCGGCAAGAACGATCCGCCGCACCTTGCCAGGAAAGCGCGCCGCATAGATGAGGCCGAGCCAGCCGCCCTGACAAAGGCCGACGAGATCGACCGGCGTGCCGACGCTGTCGACGAGGACATTGAGATCGGCCAGGCAGTCGTCGATCGTCCGGTAGCGCATGGACCTGGTTGCCGAGTGCCAGTCCACCAGAAACAGTCGGGCCAGCCCCTCGTCGCGCAGTGTGGCCATCAGGCTGTGGCCGGGCGCGATGTCGGCGACAGCCGCATTGTGCAGGGAGTAGGGCGCCAGGACGAGGGTCGGAATGACGCCCGGAGAGGGGCTCTCGGTTGCCGGCTCGTCCGGCGTCGTGCCTGAGAAATCGCGCAACGTGACCGCATCGAGTTGAAGCGCGATCCGTTGCTCGCTCGCCCATTGGGGCTCCTGTCCGCCGGCAGGCTGCCCCCGGTCGTTCAGGCCGGTCATCCCGCGCCACATCGAGGACATCATCGCCTGTCCGGTCAGCATGGGCAGGCCGAAGGCGAGAAAGGCCAGATCGAAGGGGGACTTGCCGGCCATGGTGCCGCCTTTCATCTGCAGGAAAGGGATCCTTTCCGCTGGTTAACCATTGTGCAAGGTCCGTAAAAGCCCTGACGGCATTTCGGCATCATCTTTGGACCGGACATCGTCACCCGGAGAGCGGCGACTGCAAATCAGGATTTCGGCATCGGTGCCCGCCTTGCGGTCAGCGTCGCCATCTGCGTCGGGGGCACGACGGCCGCCGGCTTCAAGCCTTGCGGTTTCTCTGCGCCTTTGACCGCTTACGGGCGCGTGCCCCGCCGGCCAGTTCCACCAGTTCGCTGGTGATCGCATCCTGGCGCAGCAGGCGTGATTTGGCCGTGAGGTCGGAGAGCGTGTCGTCGACCGACTGGCGCGCTGCGATCATCGCCGCGA is part of the Hartmannibacter diazotrophicus genome and encodes:
- a CDS encoding alpha/beta fold hydrolase; amino-acid sequence: MAGKSPFDLAFLAFGLPMLTGQAMMSSMWRGMTGLNDRGQPAGGQEPQWASEQRIALQLDAVTLRDFSGTTPDEPATESPSPGVIPTLVLAPYSLHNAAVADIAPGHSLMATLRDEGLARLFLVDWHSATRSMRYRTIDDCLADLNVLVDSVGTPVDLVGLCQGGWLGLIYAARFPGKVRRIVLAGAPIDLQAGSSRFSALAASVPLHVFEEFVNHEDGLVLGEDVHAFWSAHEDEAAVARQSLQIGEAGSSDDAELALDAYAAWNRSPINLPGAYYLDVVHRIFHENQLVGGSFVALGRTIDLGAVRSPVYMLAAGQDDTVAREQIFATEHLVGTPGEKIAKAIAPGNHLSLMMGQKMLREVWPKIVRWLRAPSVQTVPAKPKPAAAAPRRRNRTARER